Part of the Methanosphaera sp. WGK6 genome is shown below.
AATTCATTAAATAGAATCCACCATAATATGCAAAGAATACTGTGTCAGATTCATATAATGAATCTTCAGAGATATTTACTTCTTTAAAGTATTTTTTCATATTACTACGTACTTTATCAGCACACCCTAATGCTGTAGCATATACTAGGTATTTTCCCCAAACTTGAATAGAAGCAGGAGGATATTCCTTAATTAAACTGTAATCTTTTATATATTTTTCAAAATTTTTCCATTTATCATGGAACTCTTTTCCTTCAGGTGTCCATTGCCCCATGACAGTATTTGATATTACTAGAAGAGCAATTGATTCAATTATTAGAACTATAACTAATATCATTAATAGTACATCTAAATCAAATAAGAGTATACCAACTATAAGAATTACTCCAAATATTATAGAAAGAATATTAATTAAGCTCATAACACTATTTCCATGATCATCAAAGTATTTAGATACTCTTAAATCAGTTACCTCTTTATTAACATCAATCTTCCATGCATCCATAAATTTAGAGAAATCTGTAGAATCACCATCAGATATTGTTTCTAAGGAAATTCTATGTTTATCATCTTCATATCTTTCAAGATAGTTAATAATATCTACTTCATATTGTTGTAGACTAGCTGTATTTTTATCTTTTCTTTTAAGAACAGTATTTTCATCATTATCAGATATTATTTTATAGTACCCTTTATCAATTAAATCCAATAATACTGCTTGAAATCCATCCAAATCTGTTTCTCCAGCATTACCATTTACCATAGCATTGATAAATATTGGTGAATCATTAGTAGGCATTTGACTTTCATAATCAGCACTATATGTAATTTTAGGTTCCCTACCATACTTGAAATAAACTGCTACAGGTACAAATAATACAATAATTACAATTCCTGCAATTATTTGAGCAAGTGTATTTTTAGTATTAATACTATTTTGGTAATCTATCTGGTCTTGTTCTATTTTTTCTTTTGCATCCATATCTATTACATCAGCATTTTCACTACTTGTGAAATAGGATGTTGGCATTAGAATCCTTTGTTCTACATTTTCATTTTCATTTAAATTTGTGTATACTGTCTTTAATGTTGTATCTGAAGTCCATGTACTTTCAGTTACTTTATTTGATGGGTTGTACCACATTTCTGTATTTTCATGACTTCCAGGTAGTTCTATGTATGTTGTTAGTTGAGGTACTTCTTCATCCCATCCTGAACCCCATGACATGTACTGGAATTCTGCTATATCATTATATATTTTAACACCTTTAATGAAGTTATAATGATATATTACTTCTACATCTTCATTAGATACTTTTTGTGTTTTTGCCTCGTCTTTATAAAGCCATACTTTAATTTGAATATTATCTGATGAATTTATGAGTTCTACTGTATTATAATATCCTGGTGTTTCAACAGATATGTTTTCTAGTCTTTGTTCACCTGATAGGGGAATATCTCTGTAAACTCCATTGATTGTTCCACTTATTATGTAATTTACATCTTCTGAAATTATTGCTGTTCCATCATCTGAAATGATAATATTTTTTTCTACTGATTGAAAATTATAATGTCCATCATCAGCAAAAGCTGCAGGTACTGTTAGAATTGTTATTATCATTAGAAGAATTATGAATTTTTTTCAGAGATGGTGTTAAGATATTCTTCATAAAAATCCTCCATTATTCTTAAAATTATATATTAATTTTCTAATTAATTAATAATATTTATTACTAAAAATTTTAAAAAAAGTAAAAAGGTAACTGTTAAACTTTTTATTATCTAAAAAGCACCGCCACCTCCCCCACCAAATCCTCCAGAACCTGGCCCACCTATATTTCCAAATGAACCTCCACTATTAAAACTTGTGTTATTTGTTGGTGGTTGATATGTTTTGAATTCATGGAATGTTGAAAACATTACTAAATGCATACCATAATAGGTAAATCTAGTAATATCTGATTGATTAATTGTTTCTTGAGGTATGTTTTCTTGTTTAAAGTATTCCTTCATATTTTTTGTTACTGCTTGTGCATCACCTAGTGCTGTTGCATATACAAGATATCTTCCCCATACTTGAATAGATGCTGGTGGATATTCTTTGATAAGACTATAATTGTTTACATATCTTTCAAAGTGTTTCCATCGATCATGGAATTCCTTTCCTTCAAGTGTCCATTGTCCTGCAACAGTATTTGGTAATAATGCTGTTATTATTGCTAATGGAATTAATATTTCTGTTGCTCTGAATGCCCAGTCTATTGTTGGAACTTCGGGAGTTAAGCTTAATAGATATATTAGAACTATTATTGCATAGATTAAAGTAATTCTGGAATATATTTTAAATAACTTACTTCCTATGTTATGGAAGAATCTATTAATTTTTTCATGATCTAAAGAACTAGTTGCTTTTTTATTCCATTTATCCAAGAATTCTTGGAATTCTAGGGGATCTTCTTCATTTTTTATTGTACTAAATGCAACTCGATTATTTTTATCAGTGAATTGATTGAAATATGTTAAAATATCCTCTTCAAAGACTTGTAAATCACTTGTATCTACATCATTAATTTCAAGTACTGTATCATCACTTGTTGACATGAATACTTTCATATAACTCCTATCTATTAAATCTAGAATTGTTGCATAAAATGCATCTAAATCTATGTCTTCCACATTACCATTAACTACTGCATTGATAAATACAGGTGAATCCTTTGTTGGTAAATCTGTTTCATAATCACAACTATATTGTAATTTAGGTTCACGACCATACTTATAATAAATTCCAAATGGAAGTATCAACATTAGTATAGATACTATTAAAATACTGTATGTGATATTGTAATTGAAGTTAATTGTATTCTGATAGTTTCTTTGATCATTTTCTATTACTTCTTTTGCATTACCCTTTATAACATCAGCATTTTCTGTACTGTTAAATTGTTCTTTAGGTATGAGTAATCTTTGTTCTTCACTCTTATAAGCATCAATGGTTTTGTATCTTGTTTCAAGAGTATTATATGTTATCCAAGAGGTACTTGATACAAGGTATGGTGGATTATTCCATACTTCTACATTTGTTTTATTTCCAGGAAGTTTTACATAAGTAGTCATCCTAATTACTTCTTTTTCCCATTGTGGACCCCATGACATATACTGGAATTCAGCAACATCATCATAAATCTTTACACCTTTATTAAATGTATAATTATAAATGATATTAGCACTCTGATTTGTTACACTCTTTGTTTTCTCAGCATCACTAAATAAGTGAACTATAATATGCACAGTGTTTGAATAATTTTTTACTTCTACTGTATTATATAATCCTGGCGTTTCAACTGATATATTTTCAATACTTTGTTCACCAGATAATGGAATATCCCTTGTTACACCATTAAATGTTCCATAGAATGTATAGTTATAATCTTCTTTAATATCAACAGAGCCATCACTGTTAATACTTAATATTTTTTCTACAAATGGAATATTATAATCCCTATCATTATCCTCTTCACTGAAAACTACAGATAATGATGTGAAAAGTAGTACTATGACAAGTAATCCTGTTATAACCATTCGTGAATTTTTTCTATTCAAAACATATACCACCTAAATTAATTCTTAATTAATTATATTATTTATTCTATGAATTTAATTAAAGTAATCAGTGAAATATAGGAAAATAGGTTATTTATAAAAAATATAAAAAAATAAGAAAAGAATTCTGAATATTATTAGAATTCTATTTTTGGTACTGCTTTTGTTGATTCTTTTGCTTCAAAGAATTCTGATTCCTCAAAATTGAATATATTTGCTATTATATTACTCGGGAATTGTTCACACATATTATTGTATTTTAATACTGTGTCATTATAGAATTGTCTTGCATATGAAATTTTATCTTCTGTATCAGATAATTCTTCTTGAAGTTCTAGGAAGTTTGTATTTGCTTTTAATTCAGGGTATGCTTCTGCTACTGCAAATAATGATTTTAATGCACCTGTTAACATGTCATCTGCTTCTGCAACTTCTTTTACTGATGTTGCATTTGCCATGTTTGCTCTTGCTTGTGTTATTTGCGTGAATGTTTCTTTTTCATGACTAGCATATCCTTTTACTGTTTCTACAATATTTGGTATTAAATCATTTCGTCTTTGTAACTGTACATCAATTTGACTCCATGCATTTTTTACTCTGTTACGTCCATTTACTAATCCATTGTAGTATTTTACTATTAAAACAAGTACTATTATAATTATAAGTACTATTATAATTAGTAACCAATCCATGTAATTTACCTCCATATAGTTTAAATATTAATTTCTAATATATAATATAAAAACTTTATTTAAGTAAAAAAAGTATATAACTATAATAGAAAAATAAGAAGGCGTTATCATATGAGTACTTTTAAGGATTTACAGATTTTATCAGATGCTGCATATTATGATAGATGTAATTATGTTAATTATAATGTGGATAATGTACTTAAGGAAACTGATAAAATGAAGGATTGTATTTATCATGCTAGAGCAGGTACTGGTGAAATTCCCTTATTTAAAATTCTTATGACCAATCAATGTAATAATGATTGTGCTTATTGTACTAATTGTAGAAGTCATAATTATCAAAGAGCTCGCCTTAGTCCTGATGCTTTAGCTCGTATTTTTATGCAATACTATGAAAATGGAATGGTGGAAGGATTATTCCTTAGTTCAGGTATTATTAAAGATGCAGATACAACAATGGAAGAAATGATTGAAGCAGCACATCTTCTTAGAAATAAATACTCATATAATGGATATATCCACCTTAAGATTATTCCAGGCACAAGTAAAGACCATATTAAACATGCCATGCAACTTGCAGATAGAGTAAGTATTAATATTGAAGCTGCTACTAAAGATGGTTTAAGTGATATTTCAAGTACAAAAAATTATGATAAGGACATTCTTAAAAGATTAGATTGGATTGATAATCTTCATAGAAGAGATCATAATTTAGCAAGTAGTGGCCATACTACTCAAATTATTGTAGGTGCTAATGACGAAACAGATGAGGATATTTTAAAACAAGTTTATAAGTTAACTACTAAATATGATGTGCTCTATAATTACTTCAGCACATTCAAACCACTTGAAGGTACACCTCTTGAAAATCATGATGTTAGTGATTCAAGAAGAACAGGACGATTATATCAAGCAGAATACTTATTTAATCAATATAACTTTACACAAAAAGATATTATCCTAGGTGAAGATGGATTTTTAGATTTGAATAATGATCCAAAATATTCTATTGCACTAGCACATAAAGAGGATTATTCTATTGATGTTAATACTGCAAAATATAAGGAATTAATAAGAGTTCCAGGCATTGGACTGAAATCTGCACGTCGTATTACTCATTTACAGAAAATAGGACATGAAATTAAAAGTCTTAAAGAATTACAAGAAATAGGTGCTAATATAAACAAATGTAAGATATTTGTTAAAGTAGGTGGTACTTATCAAAGTACACTGATTTAAAAAAAATAAGAGTAGTTAATAAAATAACTACATTTCCTTTAAAGTTTTAATCTAAAAAAACTTTTGGATATAATTTGTTAATTTTTTAGATTATTCTTCAAATAATTCCCATATTTCAGGATATTTTTCAGAAATAGCTTCTTCAAGTATTTTAGAAGCTTCTTTACTTATACTAAATTCAGGTGTTGTTTTTTTAAGATATCTCAAACATGCAGCAGATTTTGCTGACCATAAGCTTATTCTAGGATTTTTCTCCACTTTTTTTTTAATTTCATCTATTTTATCATCGGATAAATTAGTAGAACTTGTAGTTCTTACTTGAGGAGTAGGTACTTCTTTTATAATCTCTTTTTCTTTTTTTTGAGATTCTGATTTTGACTTTGGTTGTATTAATGCATCTAAACCTCTTCCTAATGCATTATCAGACATGTTTATTCACCTTCTAATTTAATTAATTCTTTTGCTAATTTTACATAAGATTTTGTTCCTGTACATTCAGGATCATAAGTTATACATGGTTGTCCAAAACTTGGAGCTTCTGCTAATTTAACATTACGAGGTATTTTTTCTTTGAAGATATATTCTCGTCCTTTAAAGTAATCTTTAACATTTTTAGATACATCTTTTGCAAGTCTTGTTCTTGGATCATATAATGTTATTAAAATTCCTTTTATTGGACAAGGACTTTTTAATCTAGATTCCACTAGTTTTATTGTTTCTAATAAATCAGCCATTCCTTCTAATGCATAAAATTCTGATTGAATAGGTATTATAACACTATCTGTTGCAACTAATGCATTTAAAGTTAATATACCAAGAGAGGGTGGTGCATCTATAAATACATAATCAAAAGAAATGTTTTGACTAGATAGTTTTTCATCAAGTATTGATTGGAATCCTATTTCTTTACTTAATTCTATTTCAGCACCACTTAATGCGATATTACTTGGAATTGCATATAAATTTGGTGTTTCTGTTTCAATTATAGCTTCTTTTAATGTGCATCTTCCTGTAAGTAGGGAATATATTGTTTTATCCATTTCACTTTTTGCTATTCCAAGACTTGTTGTTGCATTTCCTTGTGGATCCATGTCTATTATTAAAACTGTTTTACCCAACTGGGCTAATGCTGCGCCTAAGTTAATAGTTGTTGTTGTTTTACCACAACCACCTTTTTGATTTAATATTGTTATAATTTCTGTCATGTAGTAACTCCTGTGAAAATTATTTTTTAATATTTTATATTATTATATTAATACACATAGTATTTATAACTTATAATAGTAAAAGTTATAACTTATAAGTTTTATAAATTCG
Proteins encoded:
- a CDS encoding DUF2207 domain-containing protein, with protein sequence MIITILTVPAAFADDGHYNFQSVEKNIIISDDGTAIISEDVNYIISGTINGVYRDIPLSGEQRLENISVETPGYYNTVELINSSDNIQIKVWLYKDEAKTQKVSNEDVEVIYHYNFIKGVKIYNDIAEFQYMSWGSGWDEEVPQLTTYIELPGSHENTEMWYNPSNKVTESTWTSDTTLKTVYTNLNENENVEQRILMPTSYFTSSENADVIDMDAKEKIEQDQIDYQNSINTKNTLAQIIAGIVIIVLFVPVAVYFKYGREPKITYSADYESQMPTNDSPIFINAMVNGNAGETDLDGFQAVLLDLIDKGYYKIISDNDENTVLKRKDKNTASLQQYEVDIINYLERYEDDKHRISLETISDGDSTDFSKFMDAWKIDVNKEVTDLRVSKYFDDHGNSVMSLINILSIIFGVILIVGILLFDLDVLLMILVIVLIIESIALLVISNTVMGQWTPEGKEFHDKWKNFEKYIKDYSLIKEYPPASIQVWGKYLVYATALGCADKVRSNMKKYFKEVNISEDSLYESDTVFFAYYGGFYLMNSSFHTLSHPDDSGSYGSIGDVGSGGFGGGGGGVF
- a CDS encoding DUF2207 domain-containing protein, with the protein product MNRKNSRMVITGLLVIVLLFTSLSVVFSEEDNDRDYNIPFVEKILSINSDGSVDIKEDYNYTFYGTFNGVTRDIPLSGEQSIENISVETPGLYNTVEVKNYSNTVHIIVHLFSDAEKTKSVTNQSANIIYNYTFNKGVKIYDDVAEFQYMSWGPQWEKEVIRMTTYVKLPGNKTNVEVWNNPPYLVSSTSWITYNTLETRYKTIDAYKSEEQRLLIPKEQFNSTENADVIKGNAKEVIENDQRNYQNTINFNYNITYSILIVSILMLILPFGIYYKYGREPKLQYSCDYETDLPTKDSPVFINAVVNGNVEDIDLDAFYATILDLIDRSYMKVFMSTSDDTVLEINDVDTSDLQVFEEDILTYFNQFTDKNNRVAFSTIKNEEDPLEFQEFLDKWNKKATSSLDHEKINRFFHNIGSKLFKIYSRITLIYAIIVLIYLLSLTPEVPTIDWAFRATEILIPLAIITALLPNTVAGQWTLEGKEFHDRWKHFERYVNNYSLIKEYPPASIQVWGRYLVYATALGDAQAVTKNMKEYFKQENIPQETINQSDITRFTYYGMHLVMFSTFHEFKTYQPPTNNTSFNSGGSFGNIGGPGSGGFGGGGGGAF
- a CDS encoding radical SAM protein, with product MSTFKDLQILSDAAYYDRCNYVNYNVDNVLKETDKMKDCIYHARAGTGEIPLFKILMTNQCNNDCAYCTNCRSHNYQRARLSPDALARIFMQYYENGMVEGLFLSSGIIKDADTTMEEMIEAAHLLRNKYSYNGYIHLKIIPGTSKDHIKHAMQLADRVSINIEAATKDGLSDISSTKNYDKDILKRLDWIDNLHRRDHNLASSGHTTQIIVGANDETDEDILKQVYKLTTKYDVLYNYFSTFKPLEGTPLENHDVSDSRRTGRLYQAEYLFNQYNFTQKDIILGEDGFLDLNNDPKYSIALAHKEDYSIDVNTAKYKELIRVPGIGLKSARRITHLQKIGHEIKSLKELQEIGANINKCKIFVKVGGTYQSTLI
- a CDS encoding LemA family protein, whose amino-acid sequence is MDWLLIIIVLIIIIVLVLIVKYYNGLVNGRNRVKNAWSQIDVQLQRRNDLIPNIVETVKGYASHEKETFTQITQARANMANATSVKEVAEADDMLTGALKSLFAVAEAYPELKANTNFLELQEELSDTEDKISYARQFYNDTVLKYNNMCEQFPSNIIANIFNFEESEFFEAKESTKAVPKIEF
- a CDS encoding ParA family protein, with translation MTEIITILNQKGGCGKTTTTINLGAALAQLGKTVLIIDMDPQGNATTSLGIAKSEMDKTIYSLLTGRCTLKEAIIETETPNLYAIPSNIALSGAEIELSKEIGFQSILDEKLSSQNISFDYVFIDAPPSLGILTLNALVATDSVIIPIQSEFYALEGMADLLETIKLVESRLKSPCPIKGILITLYDPRTRLAKDVSKNVKDYFKGREYIFKEKIPRNVKLAEAPSFGQPCITYDPECTGTKSYVKLAKELIKLEGE